The Mesorhizobium loti genome includes a region encoding these proteins:
- a CDS encoding NAD(P)-dependent oxidoreductase — MASVAFLGLGVMGYPMAGHLKNKGGHDVTVYNRTKAKAEQWVGQHGGSLAVTPAQAAEGKDFVFSCVGNDDDLRSVTTGPEGAFKSMKKGSVFIDNTTASAEVARELAAAAQAGGFSFLDAPVSGGQAGAENGVLTVMVGGEQDAFDRARPVIDAFARMVGLMGSAGAGQLTKMINQITIVGLVQGLAEGIHFGKKAGLDIEKVIEVISKGAAGSWQMENRHKTMNAGKYDFGFAVDWMRKDLGICLAEADRNGARLPVTALVDQFYKDVQAMGGKRWDTSSLLARLEK, encoded by the coding sequence ATGGCATCTGTTGCATTTCTCGGTCTTGGCGTGATGGGCTATCCGATGGCCGGGCACTTGAAGAACAAGGGCGGCCACGACGTCACCGTCTACAACCGCACCAAGGCCAAGGCCGAGCAATGGGTTGGCCAGCACGGCGGCAGCCTGGCGGTTACCCCGGCGCAGGCCGCCGAGGGCAAGGACTTTGTCTTCTCCTGTGTCGGCAATGACGACGATTTGCGTTCGGTGACGACCGGTCCGGAAGGCGCCTTCAAATCGATGAAGAAGGGTTCGGTCTTCATCGACAACACCACGGCCTCGGCCGAGGTCGCGCGTGAACTGGCGGCGGCGGCGCAAGCCGGCGGTTTTTCGTTTCTCGACGCGCCGGTCTCCGGCGGCCAGGCCGGCGCCGAGAACGGCGTGCTGACCGTCATGGTCGGCGGCGAGCAGGATGCTTTCGACAGGGCCAGGCCGGTCATCGACGCCTTCGCCCGCATGGTCGGCCTGATGGGGTCGGCCGGTGCCGGCCAGCTCACCAAGATGATCAACCAGATCACCATCGTCGGCCTTGTCCAGGGCCTGGCCGAAGGCATCCATTTCGGCAAGAAGGCCGGGCTCGACATCGAGAAGGTGATCGAGGTGATTTCCAAGGGCGCGGCAGGCTCCTGGCAGATGGAGAACCGCCACAAGACGATGAACGCCGGCAAATATGATTTCGGCTTCGCCGTCGACTGGATGCGCAAGGACCTCGGCATCTGCCTGGCGGAAGCCGACCGCAATGGCGCCAGATTGCCGGTGACCGCACTTGTCGACCAGTTCTACAAGGATGTGCAGGCGATGGGCGGCAAGCGTTGGGACACGTCCTCGCTGCTGGCGCGTCTCGAGAAATAG
- a CDS encoding ABC transporter permease has protein sequence MSAAATMVERPPPRARGWPRRRIAGYALVCLWILFGLGIVSYLYLAWNPDFFAKYAPAYLRGLGVTLALVSISMVLGAILSVPVAYGRMSKNRILSGLAYCYVYFFRGTPLLVQTYLVYYGLGSFRVELQSVGLWDFFKDAFNCGVFAFALNTAAYQAEILRGAIESVPRGQWEGAASLGLHKLQTLRKIILPQALIVALRPYGNELILMVKASAIVAIITVYDLMGNAKLAFANSFDIQAYIWVALVYLVMVEILRHGVEWIERRITIHLKR, from the coding sequence ATGAGCGCCGCAGCCACCATGGTCGAACGGCCCCCGCCACGGGCGCGCGGCTGGCCGCGCAGGCGTATTGCCGGTTATGCGCTGGTCTGCCTGTGGATTTTGTTCGGCCTTGGCATCGTCAGCTATCTCTACCTTGCCTGGAATCCCGATTTCTTCGCCAAATATGCGCCGGCCTATTTGCGCGGGCTTGGGGTAACGCTCGCGCTGGTTTCCATCTCGATGGTGCTCGGCGCGATACTGTCGGTGCCCGTCGCCTATGGACGCATGTCCAAGAACCGGATCCTGTCCGGCCTCGCCTATTGCTACGTCTATTTCTTCCGCGGCACGCCGCTGCTGGTCCAGACCTATCTAGTCTACTATGGATTGGGCTCGTTCAGGGTCGAGCTCCAGTCGGTCGGCCTCTGGGACTTTTTCAAGGACGCGTTCAACTGCGGCGTCTTTGCCTTTGCGCTCAACACCGCCGCCTACCAGGCCGAGATTCTGCGCGGCGCCATTGAAAGCGTGCCAAGAGGGCAGTGGGAAGGCGCTGCCTCGCTTGGCCTGCACAAGTTGCAGACCTTGCGCAAGATCATCCTGCCGCAAGCGTTGATCGTCGCCTTGCGGCCCTATGGCAATGAACTGATCCTGATGGTCAAGGCGTCCGCCATCGTCGCCATCATCACGGTCTATGATCTGATGGGCAACGCAAAGCTCGCCTTCGCCAACTCGTTCGACATTCAGGCCTATATCTGGGTCGCCCTCGTCTATCTGGTGATGGTCGAAATCTTGCGCCATGGCGTCGAATGGATCGAGCGCCGGATCACCATTCACCTGAAACGCTGA
- a CDS encoding ABC transporter permease, producing MPAQSIWTLLSWGPDGWLDDIAYGALITIALALATLPIGLTIGFFIALAKQSEEPSLRLAANIYTTVFRGLPELVTLFLFFFGMPILLQHLIRYFRPDATIDVNSFVAGMIVLALIFSSYASEVFLSAFRAIPKGQYEGGYAIGLSNWLTMRKVIVPQLLRIAFPGLENCWLSLLKDTSLVSVVGLAETLRNASIAARVTKHAFLFFGVASLVFLGLAVVSSFATSAILRSLGRREAQR from the coding sequence ATGCCAGCCCAGAGCATATGGACACTTCTCAGTTGGGGACCCGATGGCTGGCTTGACGATATCGCCTATGGCGCACTGATTACCATTGCGCTTGCGCTTGCCACGCTGCCCATCGGATTGACGATCGGCTTTTTCATTGCCCTCGCCAAGCAGTCCGAAGAACCTTCACTGCGCCTTGCCGCCAACATCTACACCACGGTCTTTCGCGGCCTGCCGGAGCTGGTGACGCTTTTCCTGTTCTTCTTCGGCATGCCGATCCTGCTGCAGCATCTCATCCGGTATTTCCGGCCTGACGCCACCATCGACGTCAACAGCTTCGTCGCCGGCATGATCGTGCTTGCACTGATCTTCTCGTCCTATGCCAGTGAGGTTTTCCTCTCGGCCTTCCGCGCCATTCCCAAAGGCCAGTACGAAGGCGGCTATGCCATCGGCCTTTCCAACTGGCTGACCATGCGCAAGGTGATCGTGCCGCAGCTGCTGCGCATCGCGTTTCCCGGTCTGGAGAACTGCTGGCTCAGCCTGCTCAAGGACACGTCACTGGTGTCGGTCGTCGGCCTGGCCGAGACGCTGCGCAATGCCAGCATTGCCGCCCGCGTCACCAAACACGCTTTCCTGTTCTTTGGCGTTGCGTCCCTGGTCTTTCTTGGCCTGGCCGTCGTGTCGTCCTTCGCCACCAGCGCCATTCTGCGCTCGCTTGGCCGGCGGGAGGCCCAGCGATGA
- a CDS encoding ABC transporter substrate-binding protein, producing MRISLRIALAASAALLTLGVAQAQEKTLRIGTEGAYPPFNNLTSDGQLVGFDIDIAKALCDEMKVKCTFVAQDWDGIIPALQAGKFDAIVASMSITPERKEKVDFSNKYYNTPSALAVPKDSTLKGVTKEDLAGKSIGVATTTTHFNYASKTYTDSTVKGYPSSPEEQADLANGRLDAIEDDIVVLQQWLDSPDGACCKILGQPSPQPVEIFGPGAGIAVRKGETDLVNKLNSAIDAIRANGKYKEINDKYFKFDVFGAES from the coding sequence ATGCGTATTTCACTGCGTATCGCGCTTGCCGCATCGGCCGCGCTGCTGACGCTCGGCGTAGCCCAGGCCCAGGAAAAGACCCTGCGGATCGGCACCGAAGGCGCCTACCCGCCATTCAACAATTTGACGTCCGACGGCCAGCTCGTGGGCTTCGACATCGACATCGCCAAGGCGCTTTGTGATGAAATGAAGGTCAAGTGCACCTTCGTCGCCCAGGATTGGGACGGTATCATTCCAGCCCTCCAGGCCGGCAAGTTCGACGCCATCGTTGCCTCGATGTCGATCACGCCCGAGCGCAAGGAGAAGGTCGACTTCTCGAACAAATACTACAACACGCCGTCGGCGCTCGCCGTGCCGAAGGACTCGACGCTGAAAGGCGTGACCAAGGAAGATCTCGCCGGCAAGTCGATCGGTGTCGCCACCACCACGACGCATTTCAACTATGCGTCGAAGACCTACACCGACAGCACCGTCAAGGGCTATCCAAGCAGCCCCGAGGAGCAGGCAGATCTTGCCAATGGTCGTCTCGACGCCATCGAGGACGACATCGTCGTGCTGCAGCAGTGGCTGGATTCGCCTGATGGCGCCTGCTGCAAGATTCTCGGCCAGCCGTCGCCGCAACCGGTGGAGATCTTCGGGCCGGGCGCCGGCATTGCCGTTCGCAAGGGCGAGACCGACCTGGTCAACAAGCTCAACTCGGCCATCGACGCCATCCGCGCCAATGGAAAATACAAGGAAATCAACGACAAGTACTTCAAGTTCGACGTCTTCGGCGCCGAGTCCTGA
- the mobB gene encoding molybdopterin-guanine dinucleotide biosynthesis protein B has protein sequence MNRRVFGITGWKNSGKTTLTEKLVTELVRRGWKVSTVKHAHHDFDIDKPGADSFRHRQAGATEVAIVSGVRWALMHELRSEDEPPLEAILSRLAPCDLVLVEGYKRETHSKIETRRLEAKDRTPLSAGDPNIVAVAADFAAEGEHLPVFDLDDAKSIADFIERATGLVA, from the coding sequence ATGAACAGACGCGTCTTCGGCATCACCGGCTGGAAAAACTCCGGCAAGACGACTTTGACCGAAAAACTGGTCACCGAACTTGTCCGGCGCGGCTGGAAAGTGTCGACGGTGAAACACGCCCATCATGACTTCGACATCGACAAGCCTGGCGCCGACAGCTTTCGCCACCGGCAGGCCGGCGCTACCGAAGTTGCGATCGTCTCCGGCGTTCGCTGGGCACTGATGCATGAGCTGCGCAGCGAGGATGAGCCGCCGCTGGAGGCTATTCTGTCGCGGCTTGCCCCTTGCGATCTGGTCCTGGTCGAAGGCTACAAGCGCGAAACCCACAGCAAGATCGAAACCCGCCGGCTGGAAGCGAAGGACCGCACGCCGCTTTCGGCAGGTGATCCCAACATCGTCGCCGTCGCTGCCGATTTTGCGGCTGAAGGCGAGCACCTGCCGGTGTTCGATCTCGACGATGCAAAGTCGATAGCCGACTTCATCGAGCGCGCCACTGGGCTCGTTGCTTGA
- the mobA gene encoding molybdenum cofactor guanylyltransferase MobA, whose translation MKRDIAGIILAGGQSRRMGGGDKSLLPLGGGCVLDQVVSRFASQIEMLALSANGDPARFARFGLPVLGDTVTGFAGPLAGILTGLEWAAANTACQAIVTAAGDTPFLPLDLVERLAAATDQSPGSIAVACSAGKRHPTFAHWPTDCRDALRHFLVDEDNRRVSAFIDRYGSVEVEFPVLQSAGVDPFFNINEPDDLVSAERLLQSMRP comes from the coding sequence ATGAAGCGAGACATTGCGGGGATCATTCTGGCCGGCGGCCAGTCAAGACGGATGGGTGGTGGTGACAAGAGCCTGTTGCCGCTTGGCGGCGGCTGCGTGCTTGACCAGGTCGTCTCGCGCTTTGCCTCGCAGATCGAAATGCTCGCGCTCAGCGCCAATGGCGACCCGGCGCGATTCGCGCGCTTTGGCCTGCCGGTGCTTGGCGACACGGTGACCGGCTTTGCCGGGCCGCTTGCCGGGATCCTGACCGGCCTCGAATGGGCCGCCGCCAACACGGCCTGCCAGGCGATCGTCACCGCTGCCGGCGACACGCCCTTCCTGCCGCTGGATCTGGTCGAACGGCTGGCTGCGGCAACCGATCAAAGCCCAGGCTCCATTGCCGTTGCTTGCTCGGCCGGCAAACGGCACCCGACCTTCGCGCACTGGCCGACGGACTGCCGCGACGCCTTGAGGCACTTTCTGGTCGATGAAGACAACAGACGGGTGTCGGCTTTCATCGACCGGTACGGTTCTGTCGAGGTGGAATTCCCAGTTCTGCAATCGGCGGGGGTCGACCCTTTCTTCAACATCAACGAGCCTGATGATCTTGTCTCTGCCGAGCGTCTGTTGCAGAGCATGAGACCATGA
- a CDS encoding DMT family transporter, with product MPLSPNLRGALFMMVAMAGFTLNDAITKYSSQSMNMAQVMLIRGAFASLFVGLLAWQRGALARPTSMLQPLVALRVISEAGATVSFLVALAHLPIANVSAVLQALPLAVTMGAALVFGEAVGWRRWLAIAIGFAGVLIIVRPGFEGFSVYSLSALASVACCAVRDLATKRIPKAIPTLLVSTATALAMTIVGAALLSPMGGWTPMTGNSTGLLALAAVLVLIGYQFIIMAMRAGDISFIAPFRYTALIWSILLGLFIFADIPDLPMIVGATIIIGSGLYALYRERVVGRRKIVAESTGPTMVPDGI from the coding sequence TTGCCCCTGTCTCCAAATCTTCGCGGCGCGTTGTTCATGATGGTGGCGATGGCCGGCTTCACACTCAACGACGCCATCACCAAATACTCGTCGCAATCGATGAACATGGCGCAGGTCATGTTGATTCGTGGGGCTTTCGCTTCGCTTTTCGTCGGCCTGCTCGCCTGGCAGCGCGGCGCGCTTGCCCGCCCAACCTCGATGCTGCAGCCTCTGGTGGCCTTGCGCGTGATCAGCGAGGCCGGCGCCACGGTGAGTTTTCTCGTCGCCCTCGCCCATTTGCCGATCGCCAATGTTTCGGCGGTGCTGCAGGCGCTGCCGCTGGCGGTGACGATGGGGGCCGCACTCGTCTTCGGCGAGGCTGTCGGATGGCGACGCTGGCTGGCCATCGCCATCGGATTTGCCGGTGTGCTGATCATCGTGCGGCCTGGCTTCGAAGGGTTCAGCGTCTACTCGCTGTCGGCGCTGGCCAGCGTCGCCTGCTGCGCGGTCCGCGATCTCGCCACCAAGCGGATCCCCAAGGCCATTCCGACATTGCTGGTGTCGACCGCGACCGCGCTTGCCATGACAATTGTCGGCGCGGCGCTGTTGTCGCCGATGGGCGGCTGGACACCGATGACGGGCAACAGCACAGGCCTGCTGGCCCTGGCCGCTGTCCTAGTGCTGATCGGCTACCAGTTCATCATCATGGCGATGCGGGCCGGCGACATCTCCTTCATCGCGCCGTTCCGCTACACGGCCCTGATCTGGTCGATCCTGCTTGGCCTGTTCATCTTCGCCGACATTCCCGATCTGCCGATGATTGTCGGCGCCACCATCATCATCGGCTCCGGCCTCTATGCGCTCTATCGCGAGCGAGTGGTCGGCCGGCGAAAGATCGTCGCCGAAAGCACCGGGCCGACCATGGTTCCGGACGGAATCTAG
- the moaA gene encoding GTP 3',8-cyclase MoaA, translating to MDMIDPFGRTISYLRVSVTDRCDFRCTYCMAEDMAFLPKKDLLSLEELDRLCTVFIEKGVRRLRLTGGEPLVRKNIMHLVRQLSRHLDSGALEELTLTTNGSQLSRFAAELADCGVKRINVSLDTLDADKFHKITRWGHLDKVMQGIDAAQAAGLKVKLNAVALKDFNDAELPEMMRWAHGRGMDLTVIETMPMGEIDADRTDQYLPLSLLRASLERQFTLTDIPFKTGGPARYVHVAETGGRLGFITPMTHNFCESCNRVRLTCTGTLYMCLGQEDAADLRSPLRASEGNELVAEAIDEAIGRKPKGHDFIIDRRTSRPSVSRHMSVTGG from the coding sequence ATGGACATGATCGATCCCTTCGGTCGCACGATCAGCTATCTCCGCGTGTCGGTCACCGACCGCTGCGATTTCCGTTGCACCTATTGCATGGCCGAGGACATGGCCTTCCTGCCGAAGAAGGACCTGCTGTCGCTGGAAGAACTCGACCGGCTCTGCACGGTCTTCATCGAAAAGGGTGTCAGGCGATTGCGCCTCACCGGCGGTGAGCCGCTGGTGCGCAAGAACATCATGCATCTCGTGCGCCAGCTGTCGCGGCATCTCGACAGCGGCGCGCTGGAAGAACTGACGCTGACCACCAACGGCTCGCAACTGTCGCGCTTTGCCGCCGAGCTTGCCGATTGCGGTGTCAAGCGCATCAACGTCTCGCTCGATACGCTTGATGCCGACAAATTCCACAAGATCACCCGCTGGGGCCATCTCGACAAGGTCATGCAAGGCATCGATGCCGCGCAGGCGGCGGGGCTGAAGGTCAAGCTCAACGCGGTGGCGCTGAAGGATTTCAACGACGCCGAGTTGCCCGAGATGATGCGCTGGGCGCACGGCCGCGGCATGGACCTGACGGTCATCGAAACCATGCCGATGGGCGAAATCGACGCCGACCGCACCGACCAGTATCTGCCGTTGTCGCTGCTGCGTGCTTCGCTGGAGCGCCAGTTCACGCTGACCGACATCCCCTTCAAGACCGGCGGCCCGGCTCGCTACGTCCATGTCGCCGAAACCGGCGGACGGCTCGGCTTCATCACGCCGATGACGCATAATTTCTGCGAGAGCTGCAACCGCGTCCGGCTGACCTGCACCGGCACCCTCTATATGTGCCTTGGCCAGGAAGACGCAGCCGACCTGCGCTCGCCCTTGCGCGCCTCCGAAGGCAACGAACTGGTCGCTGAAGCGATAGACGAAGCGATCGGCCGCAAGCCGAAAGGCCATGACTTCATCATCGACCGCCGCACCAGCCGCCCCTCCGTTTCGCGGCATATGAGCGTCACCGGCGGCTGA
- a CDS encoding DUF971 domain-containing protein: MTAPKELRVSKDRKLLSVTFPDHRPFELPAELLRVASPSAEVQGHSPEQRVTVPGKRNVAILKIEPVGNYAVRITFDDFHDTGIFTWNYLHTLGHEKDARWDAYLAELAEKGLSRDR; the protein is encoded by the coding sequence ATGACCGCGCCGAAAGAACTCAGGGTCTCGAAGGACCGCAAGCTGCTGTCCGTTACCTTTCCCGACCATCGGCCGTTCGAGCTGCCGGCGGAACTGCTGCGCGTCGCCTCGCCATCGGCCGAAGTGCAGGGCCATTCGCCCGAACAGCGGGTGACGGTTCCCGGCAAGCGCAATGTGGCGATCCTGAAGATCGAGCCGGTTGGCAACTACGCCGTGCGCATCACCTTCGACGATTTCCACGACACCGGTATCTTCACCTGGAATTACCTGCACACGCTCGGTCACGAGAAGGATGCACGCTGGGACGCCTATCTCGCCGAGCTTGCGGAAAAGGGCTTGAGCCGGGACCGCTAA
- a CDS encoding pyridoxamine 5'-phosphate oxidase family protein, whose amino-acid sequence MSVITTVEQLEALYGVPGEASLVKELDHVIPEYAAFIEASPFVALATSGPEGLDCSPRGDLAGFVRIVDPKTLMMPDRRGNNRADSLRNIIRDPRVGLLFLVPGSGTTLRVNGRAHITTDTALCASFMVDGKAARSVTVVDIDSVYFQCARAIVRSDLWNPARHVDPKSLPTPGQILEITSRKNIDGETYDKEWPERAKKTMW is encoded by the coding sequence ATGTCCGTCATCACCACGGTCGAGCAACTCGAAGCGCTCTATGGCGTTCCAGGCGAGGCATCGTTGGTCAAGGAACTCGACCACGTCATTCCGGAGTATGCCGCCTTTATCGAAGCCTCGCCCTTCGTCGCGCTGGCGACCAGCGGGCCGGAGGGGCTGGACTGTTCGCCGCGCGGCGATCTCGCCGGCTTCGTGCGCATCGTCGATCCGAAAACCCTGATGATGCCGGACCGGCGCGGCAACAACCGCGCCGATTCGCTTCGAAACATCATCCGCGACCCGCGCGTCGGCCTGCTGTTCCTGGTGCCGGGCTCCGGCACGACGCTGCGCGTCAATGGCCGCGCCCATATCACAACGGATACAGCGCTGTGCGCGTCGTTCATGGTGGATGGCAAGGCGGCACGATCGGTGACCGTCGTCGACATCGATTCGGTCTATTTCCAATGCGCCCGTGCCATCGTCCGCTCCGACCTTTGGAACCCGGCAAGGCATGTCGACCCGAAATCGCTGCCGACGCCCGGACAGATCCTGGAAATCACCAGCCGCAAGAACATCGACGGCGAGACCTACGACAAGGAATGGCCGGAACGGGCGAAGAAGACGATGTGGTAG
- a CDS encoding MarR family transcriptional regulator, translating to MNNKQELPWDNPRFRNWVAVARACHVLERTLAVKLAPLDLKPAQLDVLMNLYRHPGMSQHDLARKLLVGRSNITMLLPQLEARGLLRREGDEKDKRILRLALTEAGEALLMQALKVHMALIEKAMSQSTPEQCDMIGEQMRKIYEVLKEA from the coding sequence ATGAACAATAAACAAGAGCTACCTTGGGACAACCCGCGTTTTCGCAACTGGGTCGCGGTGGCGCGCGCCTGCCATGTGCTGGAGCGCACGCTGGCGGTGAAGCTGGCGCCGCTCGACCTCAAGCCGGCGCAGCTCGACGTGCTGATGAACCTCTACCGCCATCCCGGCATGTCGCAGCACGACCTTGCCCGCAAGCTGCTCGTCGGCCGCTCCAACATCACGATGCTTTTGCCGCAGCTGGAGGCGCGCGGCCTGTTGCGCCGCGAAGGCGATGAGAAGGACAAGCGCATCTTGCGGCTCGCCCTGACGGAAGCCGGCGAGGCGCTGCTGATGCAGGCGCTGAAAGTGCATATGGCACTGATCGAGAAGGCGATGAGCCAGTCGACACCCGAGCAATGCGACATGATCGGCGAGCAGATGCGCAAAATCTATGAGGTGCTGAAGGAGGCCTAG
- a CDS encoding alpha/beta fold hydrolase gives MASFGLKVIRGVFGAAERVAPRLTGRAAFELFCRTPSVKALSDGERRAIDRAAEFMTEARHHRLKTATGCVMVHEFRPEPGRAAAGTVLVVHGWRSRTEYMRALIEGYRAAGYRVVSLDLPGHGQSQGRRLNMVNAVDAVRVAGEWFGPFVAAVGHSFGGAVAANAIAGSVKNIPPLAAGRLVLIAAPSSLPAIFADFSRMLNVGPRSQVAMADRVEHLSGRPLHEFTGDRQLAQAPVPTLVIHAPDDREVSADHARRYAGAGGHVRLYWADGLGHRRILADKGVVERAVGFVTHREPSLLH, from the coding sequence ATGGCATCATTCGGGCTGAAGGTCATCCGGGGCGTGTTTGGCGCGGCCGAGCGTGTGGCGCCACGCCTGACCGGGCGCGCGGCGTTCGAATTGTTCTGCCGCACACCGAGCGTCAAGGCGCTCAGCGATGGCGAGCGCCGCGCCATCGATCGCGCTGCCGAGTTCATGACCGAGGCGCGTCATCACCGGCTGAAGACCGCGACCGGCTGCGTCATGGTGCACGAATTCCGCCCGGAGCCGGGCAGGGCAGCCGCCGGCACGGTGCTCGTCGTCCATGGCTGGCGCTCGCGCACCGAATATATGCGCGCATTGATCGAAGGCTATCGCGCCGCCGGCTACAGGGTCGTTTCGCTTGACCTGCCAGGCCACGGCCAGTCACAGGGCCGGCGCCTGAACATGGTCAATGCCGTCGATGCGGTGCGGGTCGCCGGCGAGTGGTTCGGCCCCTTCGTGGCGGCGGTCGGCCATTCCTTCGGCGGCGCCGTCGCCGCCAATGCCATCGCTGGTTCGGTCAAGAACATCCCGCCGCTGGCGGCCGGACGCCTGGTGCTGATTGCAGCACCAAGCTCCCTGCCGGCGATCTTTGCCGACTTCAGTCGCATGCTCAATGTCGGACCGCGTTCACAGGTCGCCATGGCGGACCGTGTCGAACATCTGTCCGGCCGGCCGCTGCACGAATTCACCGGCGACCGACAGCTCGCCCAGGCGCCGGTGCCGACCCTGGTCATCCACGCACCGGACGACCGCGAAGTCTCGGCCGATCATGCCAGGCGCTATGCCGGCGCCGGCGGCCATGTGCGGCTCTACTGGGCCGATGGGCTCGGCCACCGCCGTATTCTCGCGGACAAGGGTGTGGTCGAACGCGCGGTCGGCTTCGTGACGCATCGCGAGCCGTCGCTGCTGCATTGA
- a CDS encoding rhodanese-like domain-containing protein: MKKGYRELLDEANAEIEVVSPEEAAGLLDDEDTIFVDLRDPREVERDGKIPGAKHVTRGTLEFWIDPESPYHKPFFASGKNFVFFCAGGWRSALATKTAQDMGLSPVKHILGGYTAWKAAGLPVEPGERKK, from the coding sequence GTGAAAAAGGGTTATCGCGAACTGCTGGACGAGGCGAACGCCGAGATCGAGGTGGTTTCGCCGGAGGAAGCAGCCGGGTTGCTCGACGATGAAGACACCATTTTCGTCGATCTGCGCGATCCACGCGAAGTGGAACGCGACGGCAAAATTCCCGGCGCCAAACATGTCACCCGCGGCACGCTGGAATTCTGGATTGACCCCGAAAGCCCTTACCACAAGCCGTTCTTCGCTTCGGGAAAGAACTTCGTCTTCTTCTGCGCCGGCGGCTGGCGTTCGGCGCTGGCCACCAAGACGGCGCAGGATATGGGGCTTTCGCCGGTCAAACACATCCTTGGCGGCTACACCGCCTGGAAGGCCGCCGGACTGCCGGTCGAGCCCGGCGAGAGGAAGAAATAA
- a CDS encoding TetR/AcrR family transcriptional regulator, which yields MSERGRPRTFDRTSALRCAMQVFWARGYEGASMSELTAAMRINSPSLYAAFGSKEALFLEATELYSRTEGADIWLALEEAPTAQLAIEQFLRLTAKAYAQTDRPQGCLIALGALHQDSSRGVICDDLRRRRAENHSALQKRLERGVAEGELPADFDCHAAATFFATVQHGMSIQARDGASHAALLATVAGAMAAWQTMVGIAAT from the coding sequence ATGTCGGAACGAGGCCGTCCCCGCACCTTCGATCGAACCTCGGCATTGCGCTGCGCGATGCAGGTCTTTTGGGCCCGCGGCTACGAAGGCGCATCGATGAGCGAGCTGACCGCCGCCATGCGCATCAACTCCCCCAGCCTCTATGCCGCCTTCGGCAGCAAGGAGGCGCTGTTCCTGGAGGCGACGGAGCTGTATTCGCGCACCGAGGGGGCCGACATCTGGCTGGCGCTGGAGGAAGCACCGACAGCGCAGCTGGCGATCGAACAATTCTTGCGCCTGACGGCGAAAGCCTATGCGCAGACCGATCGCCCGCAGGGCTGCCTGATCGCACTCGGCGCGCTGCATCAGGACTCGAGCCGCGGTGTCATCTGCGACGACCTGCGCCGTCGCCGCGCCGAAAACCATAGCGCCCTGCAAAAGCGTCTCGAGCGCGGCGTTGCCGAAGGCGAACTGCCGGCGGATTTCGACTGCCATGCTGCCGCAACCTTCTTCGCCACGGTTCAGCACGGCATGTCGATCCAGGCGCGCGACGGCGCATCGCACGCTGCCCTGCTGGCAACGGTGGCCGGGGCCATGGCTGCTTGGCAAACGATGGTGGGCATCGCCGCGACGTGA
- a CDS encoding 3-oxoacyl-ACP reductase FabG produces MSSNQLAGNQLGGKAALVTGGSRGIGAAIARRLAADGASVALTYVHGEEQARAVVAEIEAKGGHAIAIKADNRDAVAIDKAVDAAVTAFGRLDILVNSAGIWRAAPIDTLSLADFDETMEVNLRAPFIASKAAAAHMGEGGRIISIGSNLAERVTDTSLGAYSTSKAALVGLTKALARDLGPRGITANVVHPGSTDTDMNPANGPHAEHQRQKMATPRFGKAEDIAGMVAWLAGPEGRFVTGAALTIDGGANA; encoded by the coding sequence ATGTCATCGAATCAACTGGCTGGCAACCAACTGGGCGGCAAGGCCGCGCTCGTCACCGGCGGCAGCCGCGGCATCGGTGCGGCGATTGCGCGACGGCTCGCGGCCGACGGCGCCAGTGTCGCGCTGACTTATGTGCATGGCGAGGAACAGGCCCGTGCTGTTGTCGCCGAGATAGAGGCAAAGGGCGGCCACGCCATCGCGATCAAGGCCGACAACCGCGATGCCGTGGCCATAGACAAGGCCGTCGATGCCGCCGTGACCGCATTCGGCCGGCTCGACATCCTGGTCAACAGCGCCGGCATCTGGCGTGCCGCGCCGATCGATACGCTGTCGCTCGCCGATTTCGATGAAACCATGGAGGTCAATCTCAGAGCCCCGTTCATCGCCTCGAAGGCGGCGGCAGCGCATATGGGTGAGGGCGGCAGGATCATCTCGATCGGCAGCAATCTTGCCGAGCGGGTCACCGACACCAGTCTTGGCGCCTATTCGACCAGCAAGGCGGCGCTGGTCGGCCTGACCAAGGCGCTGGCGCGCGACCTTGGCCCGCGCGGCATTACCGCCAATGTCGTTCACCCCGGTTCGACCGACACCGACATGAACCCGGCTAACGGTCCGCATGCCGAACACCAGCGCCAGAAGATGGCGACACCGCGCTTCGGCAAGGCCGAGGACATCGCCGGCATGGTCGCCTGGCTGGCAGGCCCGGAAGGCCGTTTCGTCACCGGCGCTGCCTTGACCATCGATGGCGGCGCCAACGCCTGA